A single region of the Actinoplanes sp. SE50/110 genome encodes:
- a CDS encoding (Fe-S)-binding protein has protein sequence MRIALFATCLADTLFPEAVKATVRLLERLGHEVVFPPEQTCCGQMHVNTGYRREAVPLVRRYVRTFAAYDVIVAPSGSCVGSIRHQHRLVAAGDAGLAAAAAAVGGRTYELSELLVDVLGVEDVGAHYPHRVTYHPTCHSLRMIRVGDKPLRLLRHVRGLDLVELPAAEQCCGFGGTFALKNAATSAAMLADKMSAIAATGASVCTAGDSSCLMHIGGGLRRASSPVRTVHLAEILASA, from the coding sequence GTGCGGATCGCGCTGTTCGCGACCTGCCTCGCCGACACCCTGTTCCCGGAGGCGGTGAAGGCCACCGTGCGGCTGCTGGAGCGGCTCGGGCACGAGGTGGTCTTCCCGCCGGAACAGACCTGTTGCGGGCAGATGCATGTCAACACCGGCTACCGGCGCGAGGCGGTCCCGCTGGTGCGCCGTTACGTCCGGACCTTCGCGGCGTACGACGTGATCGTCGCCCCGTCCGGGTCGTGCGTCGGCTCGATCCGGCATCAGCACCGGCTGGTGGCGGCCGGGGACGCCGGGCTCGCCGCCGCGGCCGCAGCGGTCGGCGGCCGCACCTACGAGCTGTCCGAGCTGCTGGTGGACGTGCTCGGGGTGGAGGACGTCGGGGCGCACTACCCGCACCGGGTGACCTACCACCCGACGTGCCACAGCCTGCGGATGATCCGGGTCGGGGACAAGCCGCTGCGGCTGCTGCGGCACGTCCGCGGACTGGACCTCGTCGAGCTGCCGGCCGCCGAGCAGTGCTGCGGGTTCGGCGGGACTTTCGCGCTGAAGAACGCGGCCACCTCGGCGGCGATGCTCGCCGACAAGATGAGCGCCATCGCGGCGACCGGCGCGTCGGTCTGCACGGCCGGGGACTCGTCCTGCCTGATGCACATCGGCGGCGGGCTGCGCCGCGCCTCGTCACCGGTGCGCACCGTGCACCTCGCCGAAATCCTGGCATCCGCATGA